In the genome of Ziziphus jujuba cultivar Dongzao chromosome 10, ASM3175591v1, the window CATTAGATCCATAAAAGCTGCAGGAGCATTAGTCAACCCGAATGGCATCACTAAAAACTCATAGTGACCATATCTCATTTGAAAGGCTGACTTTGGAATGTTTTCCTTTTTGATACATAATTGATGATACCCAAATCGTAGGTCAATCTTCGAGAATACACAAGCTCCCTGTAGTTGGTCAAACAAGTCTTCAATTCTTGGCAATGGGTATTTATTCTTTATAGTTACCTTATTGAGCTCTCGATAATCGATGCACAACCTCATAGTTCTATCCTTCTTCTTGACGAATAACATTGGTGCTCCCCAAGTCAAAACACTTGGCTAATGAACCCTTTGTCCAATAAATCCTGCAATTGCTCCTTTAATTCCTTGAGCTCTGAAGGTGCCATTCGATAAAGTGTTTTAGATATTGGTATTGTATCTGATGCTAGATCGATATTAAACTCTACCTCTCGCTCAGGTGGAATTCCAGGCATTTCTTCTGGAAAGacatcagcaacctcattcacAATTTGTACATCAGATATTGTTAAGTCTTCCTTTGAAGTATCCACAACACTAGCCAAAAAGCCTCTACAACCTTTTCTCAAACATCTTCGTGCTTGCAAAGCTGAAATAACTCGAGGAAAATGATGTAGTTTAACACCTACAAATTTAAACTCATCTTCGCCTTTAGGTTGAAACACAACCTCCTTCTCAAAGCATTTCACACTGGCATGATACGCCGCTAGCCagtccatgcccaaaattacatcaaagtCTTGCATATCCAAGATTATTAAATCTACAACTAGATCTCTACCATCAATACTAATAATCCAAGACTTCAAAACTTGAGTAGCACACATTATCTCCCCATAAGGGGTAGCTACACACATCTCACAATCCAAATTCATAGGTTTCAAGTCAAGTTTGCATGCAAAGTTACGAGATACAAAACAATGTGTCTAGCCAGAGTCCATCAATACAAAAGCTGAGTGTCCAGAAATAGGAATAGTACCTGCAACCGTAGAAGGTGAAGCCTCTGCATCATGTCTAGTAAGCGCATAAACAAGTCCCTAAGTGAGTTGGTCCCTCTTGACCTTTTGAGTTGCATTCCCAAGGTTGGGGCAATTCTTGAAGATATGTCCATGCTTTCCACACTTGAAACATGCACCAGTCTTCCTGTAACATTCACCTAGGTGTCTCTTTCCACAAGTCTCACAAGTAGGATATTCCATCCTTTCAAACTGTTCattctttgttttcttctgGTCTCCTCTTCTCCCATCAAATCTCTATTTGTTGTTCTTATCCCAAGTCCTCTTCCATGATGGGCTTCTACCTCGCTCTTTGGATTCAGCTTTCATAGGCATTGCATCATCATTCTCTAATATTTGGGCTCTCTGAAGAACCTCTCCATAAGTTCGCAACTACAGCATTGAAATTGGCCTCCTTAACCCATCCCTATGTATTATAAAActatgtgagatcccacatcgattagaaaagggaatgaagcatgccttataaggggttgtggatacatttcccttgacaGGCCTTTTTAAACCGTCCGGACAgggcccaaagaggataatatctcatacggatggtctgggctattacacttggtatcagagccagtacccggatcggtgtgccagcaaggacgctgggccacaagggggtggattgtgagatcccacatcggttagaaagAAGAACAAAGCATGCTTTATAAGGGGCtgtagatacctttcccttgagagaccttttaaaaccgtgcgggctgggcccaaagcagacaatatctcatgtgggtagtctgggctattacatctatccatttaagattgttagggaTCTAGTATCTTTGAAGATTTTGATTTCTGAACAAGTTTTGGGGCATAGAAAGGAAGATTTTGAAACTTTGAAGCTGCATAAGGTTCGTTTTCTGatctcttttatgttatatgagatgttttgagatattttgtggTTATAGAAGTATTGCTTAAGGCTGAATTGAAGAGTTGTTGTTGAAACCCTAATCTGAAATTTATTTGAGATCTATATAGAGTgattgtttgaatttatttaaaatatttaaaggtttattttggcactataatttttatggatgacaatatacatgtttatgaatcaatagaaatttatttggggTGATTCGGgtctgttttaaattttttacaaaattttgaatttatgcatCCTGTCTGGTTTTTCTGTACGATTTCAGTATGCTTCataagtaaaaattttaaaacagatctaaacaaaattatttttatctgaaaattagtATAATTTATAATAGATATTTCTAATATTACTATAAAAACAATTTAGCTTCAAATTCGTTATATTTTGGCCGTGATGATTTTCTGAGTTACCTACATCCATCtgtctgaatttattttctggtccatttagtaaagaataaaattcaatttaaaatagttttcgatctctatttgacctaataatttttatatagcatTATCACTATATATAGTTAAACATTGTAAAATATTACcgcttttggaatttttattttatttttaatgaatttttatgtagACGGGACTCCCTGTAAAATGCTGATTTTCAGTTTCTATCAATtagttactaaatttaatttgaccatgttttttacctttgtttggattttaaaattttatatgagtaTATGCAAGTGTCTAGTTGTaactgtaaaatttcaaatgcatTAAAAATTTCATGAACGAGAAACAAATCGAACATTAAATGAAGGTTTctgaaaatctaatagtttcagtattttgtttgttaacttttcaatgagttttgaatggttttccattattattttatgaaattgttgcAATCACAATTACTTATGCATGTGTACGGTATCCTCATAACTTTTCAGACTTAGATGATATCATTTGAACAAGGAATTGAATTCTTGTTTAGAGATTGTTCatggattaataggtttttattcggcttctggtgatttgatcttgttctaagcttatgattttaagatttaagGGTTAGGCTATGATAATCTTATGGTATCAAatcttattcatttagtttgaatttaagaGCTTGATTATGGGATTTATACGTAGGATATTTATGGTACATTATAGTTCTGTTTTATACTGATGAGAGACTATTGGTATTATTCATAGGTTGTTAATCTTTTGTGGACTTTGCTGATCAAGATAAGTTACTGAACTTTTTTAAAACTGAAAGCATAGCAAGTATGTActtgtgttgttgatttattaTGTATTTCTACAAgcttatgttttatgaaatatatatgtattgtacaaataaattgttggataattgatatatatatttttgctctGGTTGTTGGTATTTAGGAGTCATTTATGAATATGTTATTATACGTTTTCGAGTGTTGAGATGAATCATATAAAAGTATTTCCTAATGATTTATGGTTCTTTACCTTTGGGTTTAGACGTATTGTTTCATGTGGGAGGACTTACTGATAATCACAGTACGGGTATGGCTCATATCTTTGGGTGtgagtgtttatttttaaaatttatgtttccccACTTGTTCCATGCCTCACACACGATTTGATTCGGATTTCAGATTATCGACgggtaatattatgttatggaaAGTCCTACTAAGtacttaacaatttgattttatatgaaaattatgtttatgttgTTAAAGTTCattttcggatatttatttgttatgattttaagtattttcttattttatatttatgaaaaatccagtagcttgctgagttttatactcactatttattgttatggtttcaggTACACTACAGTTTCAAGGTAGCTGGATTTGGCATAGGATAATGGTGtttagttgttttattttttatatcagttgactttttgtgtgctggagtttatttttgttcattttctttggagatatattttatatattatttattaatgatgtttGGAGACTTTTTAAGTTTAcattataagttttattaagTGTTATAAGTATGACTTTTATCACATTTCGAGTATATAGACTTGGGGTGTGACAGTTTGTATGCTCTTCACATCCATATTTATGAGGTCATAGGTTATTCATTAGAATTAAAAGAGAAGATTATTATCTGCTTCAGCTAATATCTTTATGAATAAGAATTACTATTGCAATAACTCTTTTCAATATTGCATGTATATAATTTCTATCTTGCGTATCAATCAATACGTAAGAATTTGGAGGACTAGCTATCACCAAACCATGTAAACTGTGTCTATGAGAGTACCAAATTTTCTTCCAGTGGAATTTAATTTAGCAATCATTTCTATTGTCAAAGTCGCTTAAATAATTATCACCAAATACTCTggtacaaaattaatattaaagtaattaccAAATTAAAATCATGAATACTAATTCCAATAAAGATGACATTCATCAATCGCACCCCAAAATGATTATATGATCACGTCTTAATAGTTTCAGACATTGTtggatttttttcccttttaactCATCTCTAGTCACCTGTAGTACATTTTATTTGGAGAAGATTAAGGGATTTAACACTTTTTTATACTCTAAATTTCAACCACATATCATACTAATTGACcattgaaaacataaaaaagttttGTACATcatactaattaattaacaaaaatgacatcataattatacaatctttgttttatattaagTTCTCTTAAAAGTAATCCTAATCCTATGGCTCAAATCTTACTCAGATCGTAACAGCCTAGTTCACCCGCATgtgaatattgtccgctttggcactaaggaatcctcttacaacccaaccctcacTGGTTTAAAACGCATCCataaggaaaaggtatccacaaccttataaggcatgcttcattctcttttccaaccaatgtggggcTTCACAATCCACCTCCATTGGGGCCCCAGCATCCTCACTAGCACACCAATCTGGATCTGATTCTGATATcaactgtaacagcctagtCCATCCCCATgtgaatattgtccgctttggcactgaggaatcctcttacaacccagccctcacagGTTTAAAATGCgtccacaagggaaaggtatccacagccttataaggcatgcttcatttccctttccaaccgaagtgggacttcacaatccactccccttggggcccagcgtcctcgctggcacatcgatccaggtctggctttgataccaactatAATTTCCACTTTGGCACtaaggaatcctcttacaacccaggcCTCATGGGTTTAAAATGCGTCCACAATGGAAAGGTTTCCACTTTGGCACTAaagaatccttttacaacccaagcctcatgggtttaaaacgcgtccACAATGGACAGGTTTCCACTTTGGCACTAaagaatccttttacaaccagGCCTCATGGGTTTAAAACTCGTCCACAACGGAAAGGTTTCCACTTTGGCACTAaagaatccttttacaacctaggcctcatgggtttaaaacgcgtccacaatggaaaggtatccacaggcttataaggcatgctttgttcccctttccaaccgatgtgggacttcacacggatgatgatgatgtttggGATCAGAGGTAGAGGCAAAGGAGGAGgccaaagctaagataacaaAGGACAAAAGGAGATGAACACCTTGCATTTTACAGAGACTACTTGTACTAAATTTTCTTGTATGATAATGCAAACTAAGGGATGACAAATCCTAGTGGAAACCATGGCTATTTATAGATTGAAccatttttttaccatttttgttttctattttttgttttttataaataattccCTCATGACCCTATGCTTCCAGCATTGAAATTTTTGCCATATAGAAatggttatttttcttttcttcacgtGCCCTCcctttttctttgatttattactGTAGTCATTTGGTTATTTTAACTAGAAGTTCAATCTTACTGGGACACCTAATTGCCATATTTCAGTGAATGGTGTGGACTAAAATTTTCTGTTGACATTTTTGCTGTGTGTTCCTTTGATTAATTCAGTAAAACAAAAATGCAACTTACTTTGGTGTTTTATAAGAATTTATAAATTGTGTAAATTGATTAATGATCACATACATTAAGGCGTTtggttcttttcttttctttttttctttttttttttttttttaatcatgtgAAGGCATTTGGTTCTCATATTACAATTATGCCTTGGATGCCATAGGTGAAggaaatatgtatgtatacatatattgcTGAAAATTGGCATATGCATCAAATTATACATATGATGAAAGTAGAATTTGACAAGTAATctgattaattttttactttaagaGGACCTGGGGCCATTCATGCCTTTCTGGGTTGTGCAGTAAAACTTTGATATTGACCAAACTTTTCATATGAAATTTGAAGAAATGggtattaatttcaattaccaAGTACCAAAAGATCAATCAAAATGACCAATTACCATAGTGTAAACTGTAAAATGACATGTATAATACTAGACAATCATTTCGTTCATATTGAATTATATAAAATGCCgcatattattacataaaatttgttgctacattttaattatcatatttttgtcacCGAAAGTAATTATATAGAGAAAACTGAAATTCAAGGGCATCAATtggaacatagtttaatatgctaaattaatttgtagtaGTACTTCCCCCATAATGAGTCAAACAGGGCCCCTGTTTTCTCCGCTGGATAGTTGTTCGGAATAAATTGGATTACGATCACCATGAGACTAAAAAGGATATAACATATAGACCAACGAGAAGTTTAAAATACTCAACAGCAtccatttctttcattttctggtACTACAGTAATTATGTGGTAATGTGAGCCCAAAAACCACTGACCATATATAATGTTAGTTAACGAAACTAACTtcgaaaattcaaatataaagtCTCAATATATTTAGTGGCAGTGGTCAATGGGAGAACTGTGTTTAGTCGGATTTGGTGGGTcagttcagaaaaaaaaaaaaaaaaaaaaaaaaaaaaaaaaaaagagagaaatcaTGACTTCGTGATTAAGACATAAGTAGAAcaatagtgtatatatatatagagagagagagagagtaatacCCAAAACAATTAGAAAAAGGCATCCATCGGTCGACCCTTCTACTTTTATTATCAGACCAGAACTGTTTCTGGAGATAGTCAATAATATTCTTATCAACTTGGAAAGCCTTGGTGAGAACATCAGGATTGATATGAGGGTCTGATCCAAACACAGCGTTAGCAATAGTGATAACTCCGGGGTTTTGGCTGCTCAGACCAGCAAAAGCAAGAGCATTGTAATGTCCCCTGTTGAACTGGAACTGAATGAGACCAACTGGGAACACAAACACGTCTCCTTTGTTGAGGATTTTAGTGAAGAGTTTGTTGCTTCCATCTTGTTGGTTGGATGTtacaaaaccaacctccaatGTTCCCTCTACGACTACTAGGATTTCGGTAGCTCGGGGATGAGTGTGTGCAGGGTTTAGACCGTACGGTGCAAAGTCGATGCGGGCGAGGGAGATTCCCAAAGTATTAAGCCCTAGAATTTGGTCTACAGTCACGGGAGTCACTTTCGAACCAACTGGGTTCGATGTGTTGCCGGGCTTATCTAGTCCAGAGAAGAAGAAATCCCCCGCGTCGGCAAGCTTGGGGTCCTTGCAGAACTTTCCATTCACAAACACTGCTCAacataaaattttctatttggTATCAAACACCTTTCGACAaccattttttaaagtttataatgAGAATGgaatagaaattaaaatgcaCGTCTAATGCTATAATATATACTTACAGCTCTGTTTGGTATCAAACACATAAATTTCGTAATTATAGAACCATCAAACACATTTCAACAAATACCATAAatagaaattcaaatatatattaatataatattttatacgtACAGCCACCAGTTTTGGTGTCGTTTAAGGCCACACAGAAGTCCTGAACAGGGTCGGGATCCGAGGCAGCGGCAAAGGAGCAGGCCAAAGCCAAGATGACAGAGGGCAAAAGGAGAGGAGCACCTTGCATTTTAGAAAAACTTGTCCAAAAtttatacttaattttttttatagtataaTGTAAAGTGAGGGATGAGAAATCTTTGTGGAAAACATGGCTATTTATAGAGGGCAAATCAGCAAACTAGTCTTTGTATCCATTGAAGCAGATAGGAGACTCGAAAAATCTCTATCCAATGGTTTTCAGTCTCTTAATCAAGACAGAACCATTCTTCAACCACTACATATATACAAgcattctttatcttttttttttttttttaattaatttcctcaTGACGTTATGCTTTCGGCATTCAAATTTTTGCCACATAGaaatggtcttttttttttttcttctcgaACTCCCCTTATTCCTTTGATTTTTTGTTGTAATCATTTGCTTATTTTAACTAGAAGTTGAATGTTATTGAGCGACCTCATTGCTATCTCCGCTGTACGTAAACGGTGTGGAATTAAATTTATGTTGACATTGTCGCTGTGCCTGCCTTTGATTATTCAGTTGAACAAGTATTTAactttatttggtgtttaaaaTAAAACAGGACTCCCACGGCCTCAAACCTAAAAGGTGATAGAACGACAGCTTCCTTTCATTTGCTCTACCAGTCGGTGTGGTGTTTGCCCtccttttttcattaattagctTATATAATGTGATTGAATTGTTAGATTAGAAAATTACAAATCATAATTGTAAAGtcattattacattatttttttatttttttattatttttttttttatgaaggcATTTGATTCTTGTATTACAATCTAACCCTTGGATGTCAAGGGTTAAGCGGAATATTCATTGGAGTTAAAAAAGAATTCTAATATTTACTCCAAAATACCTTTATGACAATAAGAATTACTATTGCAACATTATTTAAACATACatccatacatacatacatacatatatatatgtataaaccccaaaaaaaaaaaaagtttaaaaccagcgtttttttaatattgcatTTATAAATTCTGTCTTGCGTAGCACGCAATATATCAGAATTTAGAGCACTAGTGATCACGAAACCCTGAAGGCTCTAGCTATCCGAGTATAGAATTTTCTTCAACTGGAAATGAATTTAGCATTCATCTTATGTTCACAAAGtctcttaaattattattaacaaaaattatttctttttttttttttgggttgaaaacTATTACCACATATTATGGTACGaaatataaagtaattatgaaataaaaatcaTGATTAGTAATTCTAATAAAGATGATATTGATCAATCGCACCCCAAATTGATAGTATGATTACGtttattagttaatttcttTCGAATTTcatctcaaaaataaataaataaactcattTCTACTCCCCTCTACTATATTACATCTGGAGAAGATCAAGGGATTTAATACTTTTTTAGACTccaaacttaaaacaaatattatactaattgaccattaaaaaaataaaaaggttcaAATATCATActaattatttaacaaaaacGGCATACTAATTATACAGAATTTTGTTTCATTATAATTTTCAGTTTAAAATTAATCTTAATCCTATGGCTCAAATTCTACTTGGATGATTATGGTAATTAAAGCATGAAAATTAATGTTTATTAGCTTCAAAACAGAGAAAATAAATTGCTGGCTAAGTAAAGGCCTTGAAGAATACAACTATGAATACATTAACGAAATTAAAGGACAACAAATTCTCTCTCCTCATTTTCTCCAATGCAAACAAATAGCAATCTCTCAAGCTCGAAGTGATCTTGAAACTCCTTGTCAATGGTGGTTTGATGATTTTGtacttgtatattttttatttttacatcatataaagttttcaaaattagtttcaagagttaaaaagagaaatagaGATGATAACAGAGTTTATGATTCAGAGAGACACAGGATAAGAGGGTTTCTGATTTAGAGAGACAAAAATGATTAACAAATTGGATGAAATATTATAActgaaaaatgaaattagatAATGGTATACAATACCGTTCTTcgtattttaaaaatgaatctGAATCCAACAATAGGGAAACACATATTGCAACCCTTATTAAAGTGTAAAGCTAACATATAGTTTATGAATTCCATGGCCGCCTCTAATATAATTAGGATCTAATTGTTGTCAACTGCTTCTGGAGATAGTCAATGATATTATTGTCAACTTGGAAGGCCTTGGTGAGCACATCAGGATTAATACGAGGATCTGAATCAAACACACAGTCAGCAATGGTGATTACTCCTGCATTTTGTGCTCAGACCAGTGAAGGCTACTGCATTGCTATTTCCCCTGTTGAATTGGAAGTGAATGAGACCAACTGGGAATACAAATACATCTCCCTTGTTAAGGATTTTCGTAAAGAGGCGGTTATCATCTTGGATGGATGTTACGATCCATGCATTAATTGGATATGAAGGGTGAAGAGAATGTTATCATCTTGGTTGGATGTTACAGTCCATGCATTGGAGATGAAGGGTGAATATAATATTccttggagttttttttttttttaattattatatataacaattagaAGATTAAAGTAGTGTTGTTTGTATGCTCCTCATATCCATAATTACAAGGTCATGGATTATTCATTAGAATTAAAAGAGAAACATATTATCTACTTCaactaatatatttatgaataagAATTACTATTGCAACAACTCTTTTCAAtattgcatttatataatttctatCTTGCATTTCAAGCATTACATTAGAATTTAGAGGACTAGTTATCAGCAAACCTTGTAGACTATATCTATGAGAGTACAAAATTTTCTTCATGTGGAAATTAATTTAGCATTCATTTCTATTGACAAAGtctctaaaataattatcaccAAATACTCTGGTACGAAATATTAAACTAATTACCAAATTAAAATCATGAATTACTATTCCAATAAAGACGGCATTCATCACTTGCACCCTAAAATGATTATACGATCACGTCTTAGTAGTGTCATACATTGTTGGGTTTCTTTCCCTTTTAACTCATCTCTAATCATGTCTAGTACATTATATTTGGAAACGATTAAGGGATTTAACACTTTTTTAGACTCCaaatttcaaccaaatatgattccacttgaccattaaaaaaacaaaaatgtttcaTACATCGTActaatcaattaacaaaaatgacATAATAATTATACAATCTTTGTTTTATAGAAGtacgttttcagtgcaggaatttgtggtaagtccatcccttaggggaagttctgccggattttccataggagggtccggtagggtttccctgggatcagggcttgtctagcgttccggtgaggaattttggacgggtcttgacagttggtatcaaagctctaggttctagtattcctaagggactgtgcattgctgtgcatcccatccgcgtCTATTCTCTCGTTTTTCCCGTCTTAAAGTGCTCTTTCCTTttatctcgaagcaaattcgttgcccgagtttgaataactctaatcttcgagggtgtcaattagaatcacctatcctaacgaggaattcctatggactagtcgatggtcgaggatggtcttttctttttgaaggtcaagtaatggggcagatccaattctgtgaatcttttgGGATCTgaagtggtcctagatatggaATGAGTGGTTCTTAagtttatggaccgctagcataagggagtaaagttaaagtgattcagcttacctgaagtggtgcttcgtggaggagttaggaagtctttacggaggttaatttctgccgtcattgtaaggagctatcggagaatggttgttaaaggtctatggcccaggtggttgatgccaaagaagatggtgagcgttggaaccactaatagtgggaagcaatttgaaagtattttcccagcaagttatatggattacgaccgtaaaaaggatatcgaatcattattgatttggctTTCGACAgcgatctatttcagtaccgccatgccGTGTGACTCCAGTAAAGTTAAAGGACTGAAAGGCTTAACAGTAAGATTTGGTTAATAAAGGTTTTACTAGGTCAagtttatcatcgtgaatgacatctgtttcgttcatggagaagaaaaatgattgtctaagggtgtgtatcggctatcaacgatttagcaaggtcaccacccataatcgatattttttttccgatcgattatcaaaaattaaatacttttcaaggtgatatttgaaatttaagggtgttttattcaagtatttttcgtTTATGTTCGtgcatgtatttgtatgttatattgtttgatattatactgcaccatacggaggcggcgaaccaatgtggtccatgtagagctagccccataatcatgttgcctacgagtccaggggatcggacggccaatataggcaaccaccctggtttgtattggtagcagagtgtcggcgacagttggaatcatggattacgtagcatgtagaaggtgtcgtacgtacctccattacgagcgtgcatatttcattttatactatggattttaagatatgattttatgcatttattcatgtttttattattgttccaatgtggaaattatattttgattttgaagaagtttggaaatttaatttggg includes:
- the LOC125421041 gene encoding germin-like protein subfamily 1 member 16, with protein sequence MQGAPLLLPSVILALACSFAAASDPDPVQDFCVALNDTKTGGLFVNGKFCKDPKLADAGDFFFSGLDKPGNTSNPVGSKVTPVTVDQILGLNTLGISLARIDFAPYGLNPAHTHPRATEILVVVEGTLEVGFVTSNQQDGSNKLFTKILNKGDVFVFPVGLIQFQFNRGHYNALAFAGLSSQNPGVITIANAVFGSDPHINPDVLTKAFQVDKNIIDYLQKQFWSDNKSRRLRTYGEVLQRAQILENDDAMPMKAESKERGRSPSWKRTWDKNNK